In Candidatus Zixiibacteriota bacterium, the following proteins share a genomic window:
- a CDS encoding NAD(P)-binding domain-containing protein, which yields MSKKIGILGSGMVGQSLANGFVRHGHDVMIGTGSRNKYDDLKKATNGKAAVGTFAETARFGETVVLAVKGAAAEATVKSVGIENLRGKTVIDATNPIDSVTPVNGVLQYFTPMNDSLMERLQKAAPEARFVKAFSCVGSPLMVNPDFGGLKPTMFICGNDTGAKQEVTNILGTFGWEIEDMGRVEAARAIEPLAILWCIPGLSHNRWTHAFKLLKK from the coding sequence ATGAGCAAGAAAATCGGAATTCTTGGATCGGGAATGGTCGGGCAGTCTCTGGCCAACGGGTTTGTTAGACATGGCCATGACGTCATGATTGGCACTGGCAGCCGGAATAAGTACGACGATTTGAAAAAAGCGACGAACGGAAAGGCAGCGGTTGGCACGTTTGCCGAAACCGCCCGGTTCGGAGAGACAGTGGTCCTCGCGGTCAAGGGAGCCGCGGCCGAAGCGACGGTCAAGTCAGTTGGCATCGAAAACCTGCGGGGTAAAACAGTGATCGATGCTACCAATCCTATTGACTCGGTTACCCCGGTCAACGGTGTCCTTCAGTACTTCACACCGATGAACGACTCCCTGATGGAGCGGCTGCAGAAGGCGGCCCCGGAGGCGCGTTTCGTGAAGGCGTTCAGTTGTGTAGGCAGTCCGCTGATGGTCAATCCCGACTTCGGCGGCCTCAAACCGACCATGTTCATCTGCGGCAACGACACCGGCGCAAAGCAGGAAGTGACTAACATACTTGGTACTTTCGGCTGGGAAATCGAAGACATGGGCAGGGTAGAGGCAGCGCGTGCGATTGAACCGCTGGCGATCCTCTGGTGCATACCTGGACTCAGCCACAACCGCTGGACACACGCATTCAAGCTACTGAAGAAGTGA
- a CDS encoding vitamin B12-dependent ribonucleotide reductase: MWTKKDIPLTDNARAVLQRRYLRKDQHGRVIETEREMFVRVARFIAEADRNYGADSDQIDETAAGFFDIMTSLEFLPNSPTLMNAGRELGQLSACFVLPVEDSMEGIFETNKHAALIHKSGGGTGFSFSRLRPRNSVVASTSGVASGPVSFMKVYDASTDAVKQGGTRRGANMGILRVDHPDILEFISCKDDTGEITNFNISVAVTDTFMDAVGKGEKYALIDPRSGKTYLKDGHEQLLDAREVFDQIVQHAWKTGEPGVIFIDRMNRLNPTYPTEQIEATNPCGEQPLPAYDSCNLGSINLSRFVLDPLPDNYTTGSPGDGVDWERLGDVIRKGVHFLDNVIDQNQYPIPQIEFQTRKNRRIGLGVMGWADMLIKLRLPYDSPEALALGERLMEFVQSEARKHSSELAKARGRFPSWDGSIYARDQVAMRNATVTTIAPTGTISIIAGCSSGIEPYYSLAYERNVMDGTRLTEFNPQFEKAARDGGFYSDDLMAKVASQRSIADLDEVPASVRAVFLTAADISPENHIRMQAAFQKHCDSSVSKTINLPESAGPEQVRSAFELAYELGCKGVTVYRDRSRPDQVLSQVTETSERAVADGEPARARIVAKRPRVLQGITEKIRTGYGNLYVTVNLREGHPFEVFAHIGKSGYTTMADTEAICRLISLTLRSGIGVDQVIRQLRGIGGSSPVFTEGGKVSSIPDAIAQVLDRNFRSSMAAGRSEPATADGKSRGQPLEICPSCASPMSFDSGCYFCRSCGYSNC, translated from the coding sequence ATGTGGACCAAAAAAGACATACCGCTTACCGACAACGCTCGCGCCGTACTCCAGCGTCGCTACCTGCGCAAGGATCAGCACGGGCGAGTGATCGAGACTGAACGGGAGATGTTTGTCCGCGTGGCTCGGTTCATCGCCGAGGCCGACCGCAACTACGGCGCTGACTCCGACCAGATAGATGAAACCGCCGCCGGCTTTTTCGATATCATGACCTCACTTGAATTCCTCCCCAACTCGCCTACCCTGATGAACGCCGGGCGCGAACTGGGCCAGCTTTCGGCCTGTTTCGTGCTTCCAGTCGAGGATTCGATGGAGGGGATTTTCGAGACCAACAAGCACGCCGCGCTCATTCACAAGTCGGGCGGCGGCACCGGCTTTTCGTTTTCGCGTCTCAGACCCCGCAACTCGGTGGTAGCATCGACATCGGGGGTGGCGTCCGGACCGGTTTCGTTCATGAAGGTCTATGATGCCTCCACGGACGCGGTCAAACAGGGTGGAACCCGACGCGGCGCCAATATGGGGATACTCCGCGTCGACCATCCGGATATTCTCGAGTTTATATCCTGCAAGGACGATACCGGCGAGATTACCAATTTCAACATCTCGGTGGCAGTCACGGATACCTTCATGGACGCGGTAGGGAAGGGCGAGAAATACGCTCTGATTGATCCCCGTTCCGGCAAAACGTATTTGAAAGATGGCCATGAGCAGCTTCTCGATGCCCGCGAGGTATTCGACCAGATCGTGCAGCACGCTTGGAAAACCGGCGAACCGGGCGTGATTTTTATCGACCGGATGAACCGTCTCAATCCGACTTACCCGACCGAACAGATCGAGGCCACCAATCCGTGCGGCGAACAGCCCTTGCCGGCCTACGACTCCTGCAATCTCGGCTCGATCAACTTGAGCCGGTTTGTCTTAGACCCGCTGCCAGATAATTACACGACCGGCTCGCCTGGCGACGGTGTCGATTGGGAGCGGCTGGGCGATGTTATCCGCAAGGGAGTGCATTTTCTCGATAATGTCATCGACCAGAACCAGTACCCGATTCCGCAGATTGAATTTCAGACCCGCAAGAACCGTCGTATCGGGCTCGGCGTCATGGGCTGGGCCGACATGCTCATCAAACTGCGGCTGCCGTACGATTCCCCCGAGGCGCTCGCCCTGGGTGAGCGGTTAATGGAATTCGTCCAGTCCGAGGCGAGAAAGCACTCTTCCGAACTCGCCAAAGCTCGCGGCCGGTTCCCCAGCTGGGACGGTTCCATCTATGCGCGGGACCAGGTCGCGATGCGTAATGCGACCGTCACCACGATTGCGCCCACCGGCACGATCTCGATTATTGCGGGGTGCTCATCGGGGATTGAGCCGTATTACTCGCTTGCGTACGAGCGCAATGTTATGGACGGCACCCGCCTGACAGAGTTCAACCCGCAGTTCGAAAAGGCCGCACGCGACGGCGGATTTTATTCCGACGACCTGATGGCGAAAGTGGCTTCCCAGAGAAGTATCGCCGACCTTGACGAAGTGCCCGCGTCGGTGCGCGCGGTCTTTCTTACAGCCGCCGATATCTCCCCGGAGAATCATATCAGAATGCAGGCCGCGTTCCAGAAGCACTGTGACTCATCGGTGTCCAAGACGATCAACCTTCCGGAAAGCGCCGGGCCGGAGCAGGTCAGATCGGCGTTTGAACTGGCCTATGAGTTGGGCTGCAAAGGGGTGACGGTCTACCGGGATCGTTCCCGCCCCGACCAGGTGCTTTCGCAGGTTACCGAGACTTCGGAACGCGCTGTTGCCGATGGAGAGCCAGCCCGCGCGCGAATTGTTGCCAAACGCCCGCGGGTGCTTCAGGGAATCACCGAGAAGATTCGCACCGGCTACGGAAACCTGTATGTAACGGTGAACCTGCGCGAGGGCCATCCATTCGAAGTGTTCGCTCATATCGGCAAATCGGGTTACACGACGATGGCCGATACCGAGGCTATCTGCCGGCTCATATCGCTAACATTGCGCTCAGGAATCGGGGTCGATCAGGTCATTCGCCAGCTTCGCGGAATCGGCGGCTCCAGCCCGGTGTTTACTGAGGGCGGGAAGGTGTCATCGATCCCGGATGCCATCGCCCAGGTTCTTGATCGAAACTTTAGATCATCGATGGCTGCCGGGCGGAGTGAGCCTGCAACAGCCGACGGCAAATCCCGGGGCCAGCCGCTGGAAATCTGCCCTTCCTGCGCCTCGCCCATGAGCTTCGATTCCGGATGCTACTTCTGCCGCTCCTGCGGTTATTCCAACTGCTAA
- the acpS gene encoding holo-ACP synthase: MADSIGIDIADVTRFQRLLDQYGPRLISRILGSQEREVIARRHDRAAFLAGRFAAKEALIKALGKYLANRPAMSSLEVLGDDSGRPTVHLPPSLSTQLAFLQIEISISHEQSHAVALAVITEKR; encoded by the coding sequence ATGGCTGATTCCATAGGTATCGACATCGCCGATGTAACCCGATTCCAACGGCTTCTGGACCAATACGGCCCCCGGCTCATTTCGCGAATTCTCGGGTCGCAGGAACGCGAAGTAATTGCCCGGCGGCATGATCGCGCCGCGTTCCTGGCCGGTCGTTTTGCTGCCAAAGAGGCGCTTATCAAGGCGCTGGGCAAGTACCTCGCGAATCGGCCGGCGATGTCCAGCCTCGAAGTCCTCGGGGATGACAGCGGCCGCCCGACAGTTCATCTTCCGCCGTCACTGTCAACCCAACTCGCTTTCCTTCAGATAGAAATCTCGATCAGTCACGAACAAAGTCATGCCGTCGCTCTGGCGGTGATCACGGAGAAACGATGA
- the pyrE gene encoding orotate phosphoribosyltransferase: protein MNQDEILKLFRDSGALLTGHFKLTSGRHSDVYYEKFTLLKNPAVATQLCRSMAEKLAPVGPEVVVGPTTGGIIIAYDVARYLGIEALYAESGENGAGRVFKRGFSLNPGQSVVIVDDVLTTGRSIFEVIALVKGYGAEIVGIGELLDRSGGTVKFDYPFFPLAAVSAQSWEPEKCPLCAKGQPLTQRGSRKF, encoded by the coding sequence ATGAACCAGGACGAGATACTCAAGCTGTTTCGCGACTCAGGCGCGCTATTGACAGGCCATTTCAAGCTGACTTCGGGGCGCCATTCCGACGTCTATTACGAGAAGTTCACGCTGCTGAAAAATCCGGCGGTGGCCACGCAGCTTTGTCGCAGCATGGCCGAGAAACTCGCGCCGGTGGGTCCGGAGGTTGTAGTCGGTCCCACCACCGGTGGTATCATCATCGCCTACGATGTCGCCCGCTATCTCGGAATAGAAGCGCTCTATGCTGAGTCAGGCGAGAACGGCGCGGGACGCGTTTTCAAACGCGGGTTTTCTCTTAATCCCGGGCAGAGCGTGGTGATTGTCGATGACGTTCTCACGACCGGCCGGTCGATTTTTGAAGTGATCGCACTGGTGAAAGGCTACGGAGCGGAGATAGTCGGGATAGGCGAACTTCTTGATCGTTCCGGCGGCACGGTAAAGTTCGACTATCCCTTCTTCCCGCTGGCCGCGGTCAGCGCGCAGAGCTGGGAGCCGGAAAAGTGTCCGCTCTGCGCCAAGGGGCAGCCGCTGACACAGCGCGGGAGCAGGAAGTTCTGA